One Lytechinus pictus isolate F3 Inbred chromosome 11, Lp3.0, whole genome shotgun sequence genomic window, ATTCTTTCTCTGTTCTTCACTAATCCTCCCATTTCAGCATAGACAGAACACTGAAGAATGTATGGAAAACCACTATAGGCTTTTGTTGAGGCTGACACAGTCTaataatgttcatttttttaatttcctggaaatagttaataaattgaaaggCAGAGATCTATACATAAATGTTACAACTCCCATACCCTTCCCACACCAATGCCTCTGGTTAGATAAGAAATATAGATTAAAAGAAACCATATATTCTAGTGATAATGAAGCTCAAATCAGAGAAACCTTGAATGTTTGGGTGTCACTGAAGCTTAAATTGAAGTGAACAAAATCAGTAATGTTCACAATATTGACATTAGCAGTTATTACAGTAATGGCAAtggtcatggtgatgatgatgttggtttATCAGATTTAGTGACATTGACATTACGGCTGTTGATATCGTCATAAGGCAGGTATGATGTGGTTTCGATACTGATACTCTTTGAATGATATTTCACCTACCAGCTGTTCACATTTGGTGTGGAAGTGAGTGGTAATTGATGAGTCTGATAGTTTCATCTCTTCTGcacttgtatttttgttttttatccttTCAGCAGGCTGCTCCTACATCGGCAGAAAACAGTGCTCCTCCAGCAGTGACTAGCACCCCATCAAGTGACCTTTTCAAAGAGTTTAAGGACACATTCACAGCACCACCAACTCAACAGGCAACCAATGTCTTCGCAGGGATGGCAATGGGCCAGACAGCACCTAATCCTTTTGGGGGAATGCAGACAGCCCCAGCACCATTTCAGGCTAACTTTGGTGGAATGAGTGGTATGCCAGCAGCATTTGGCGGTGCACCAGCAGCTTTTGGAGGTGCTCCCTCAGTCTACGGTGCCCCTATAGGATTTGGGGCTCCACCAGGGCCGCAGCAAGCTGCAGACCCCTTTGGTGGGGATGCAATATTTGGGGACTCGATGCTGACACCAGAAGCAACGGCAGCAGCGGCAGCCCTTGACAACACCAAGCCTGCAAAATCAGATCCCTTTTCGGATTTTGGAGCCTTGGGATCTGCCAAGTCGGATGCCTCCAAAAGCACCAAAGATATGTTTGCCAACTACAAGATAGGGAAGCCAGGAGAAGCACAGCCTGCACCTGAGATTAAGCTGACAGGAGGACCGAAGAGGCCACCACCTGCCATACCAACGAGTCCCCAAAGTAGTACGTGTCCTGCTATTCTTCCCCCATCAGATTGTAATTTTGAAAAGCCCCAGTCGGAAGTGAAGGGGGGATTTGATATGCCCTCCCCTAAAGGGCCACCTCCACCTCTCCCTCCTGATATAATAAACATCAAGAGACGGGGCAAACCTCTTGCTCCTATTCCTGAACCTGACAAGGAACATGACCCACACCCAAGCTTGCCATCACCTACTAACTTGCCACCACCCTTGCCTACttatatgaatattaatgacatTCACACAAGCATTCCGCTCCCTGAAATCAACTTTGATAGTAAAagtcctcctcctcctccccctcctcgcTCACGCCCAGGACAGCTTAGACTGTCCACATCCAATCCCCTTCCTGTCCCTCCAAGAAGGAGGATCACATCCTCCCAATCTTCCCCTCCTCACAGTCCTCACTCAGAGACGGCAAGCATAAAATCTTGTGATGCTCGCTTTTTCTCTGCCGCTCCCCCCACCTCCAATTCCGACCGGGTCTCATCCCCCTCCATTGTATCCACCTGTAGTGCTTTAAGCACGCTGGACGAGACTCTGGGTGAGGATTCGTCAGGCATTACCAGTAATTCTGCTCCATCTCATTCTAACAGTATGAACAGCTTATCTAGTGTCTTTGACAGTAATAACGTATCCACTGATACATTTGATAATGAATCTAATACAGCTTCACTTTCACCCAGTCCCATAGCTTCAACTTTATGTCATGATAATCCTGCTTCTAAAGCTATTGACATCATACCATCTCATTTCATGTCAGCGCCTCAGCCCAACGGGCCAGGTTCCACCTCACAAGACTCTCTCTATAGCTCTATCGAAACCCTATCCCATTCATCCACGCAATCTTCGCATCCATCTTTTATAAGAAATACGTCTTCCTCGTCTCACTTCACGTCATCGTCTATGACTGTATTCTCCACATCGGCTCCAATCAATAATGACTCCCTCATGGTTAAGAAGTCACGTTCACAACAATCTCTCTCACCTCTTACTCTTCCGAACCTTCCTGTCCACGACGATCCATTCGCAGACGATCCATTCTCTCGACATTCTCCATCTGTCAAGAAAACATTTGTACTCGAGTCATTCACCGACTTCTCGTCTTCCGCATCCACTGAAACCACAAAAAATCACTCGCAAAACATTGACGATGTGTGGACATCTCGTACAATCACGAACACGAATAATGAGTTCACATCTGATGTTGTCATCAATTCAGATCCCTTCGGTGCTCCAGTGACCAATGGCAACGGTGGAAACAACctgtttggaaatcaatttgaTACCTTTGACTTCAGTAGCAATTGAATGTCAACTCTTGTTCTTAAACATTCAGGTAAGGTTAAGTAGTCTATTTTTACATCACAGCCACCATCATTATAGGAATAATCAACCAAAGATCTCACATGTTATATTTATTCAAAGCTTCATTTTCATACGCTTTCTCTTGTACCATTTTATatggaaaacatttttttttacattgtcagTCAGTATGATATTATATTCAGTGCAACGATGTTTCCTACTTTATTATTAGTCATCAGGTAAAAATGTCACTTCACAGCAATTTTAAAGCGATTTTCTTATTCAATAAATATCATCACTGAGCTTGAACCTCTCAGTTCTACATGTTACAGATCAAGAAAATGACAACCTAAACTGCATGAGCTAGACATACAACATCATGTCATCCCCATTCCATAAGAAACagtaatgtatttatttatgaacaTTTATAAGTTATCCAATTGTCATTGTCACATTTCTAGAGATCCTATCTGTATTGAAACCtattagtagacttgttaagaggttgaacgctgcattttttagtacaaatgtcccacttggcacaaatgttccttgagtcaaaagaaaaattttcatccaaagagacacgctgtatctatgcaaatatgcaagtaatttgcataaatttgcatattatgtcgatatagtaaaaacaagtatttcagaatatatttttaaccagaactgccctaaaattggacataaagacttagggtaagaaagggaagaaaattgtcataaaataattgggatatccttgtttattattacctaatttacataaattatgcaaattatgatttaaaacagagtattttttcatgaatcctgaactgttttataaaaaacagcaactaatacacaatgtcaacattctacatgaaagataatatattagcgaaaacatcgatatgcttcatgacagtattagtgtcttaatttgcttagaaagagggcaaatatgtcaaaatgtatgacgtgatattgcgctaaaacgagaccaaaacaatctctatgtcacagtcacactcacgaatcggacaataaagcgatcaatggtatgtcattcgagataacacaatctcaacacaatagcttccatcggcttctcgtatcgcttttgttggtgtgtctgccgcACCATAATCTATGATACATAcggacaaaatgcatttcggtatcggtaaaacactattaattttgttttatttgtttctaatttgtttttcttggaaaatttacaggagacattgctttgcaggttactgctctaatgaaactctggcacatgaatcatgacgaatgtatcctacctcaatccatattttaactttattagaatatatatctttttggagaccccgaggtggcaaaactgcatccccCTGCATTCCCgccactttacaaaaccagtttgacttgtataatcgacttggaaaagacagatgtatgagacatcagtcaacatgtttcctgaagaaagtttttttttgtttatttaagcctacgcccgcgggagccctccgaatttaccccatcccctctccgtatttcgactttaaataaaaaaaacatcggcaaggcaaattgcgttttttggtataatacagcaacttttatatctatatttttatatttacattcatcattattgatattattataattattattaatattattattattattattattattattattactgttatttttattattattattgttctgccATTTGTAATagtgctctagcacagtaaaggctataacccaacaggagcatgcctaggataccctctccctttttggttttatgtattcaaaaatagtttattgtctttagaactcttaaaagattgcttttgtttgtattgatatcttggaatagattgaggagaaaatactctacaactgacatgtagaggagctgtggtacattgaagaacagccacacagccctttattgattccactctatgttaaatttaaatatttttagagcccaatcggaagaaagatgcatttctactacacaaagtaaagcctctttgcattctcctcttgaaaaaaaaaaaaaaaacatagaaggcattgttttatatctcataaaataagttcgtgttcgtgacggtggcctgtcgaagttgcccaaccgtttattttgtttcgacaatatatatttagaacaTCGTCCAAATGaaaccctcatctggaaaagggcacttataaaaggcagcatctacattatatagaggaggccctggcactgggaagagggggctgaagcttgttaaatttcttctGACCAAGATTTTACATTGaaacttttttgcttttcaaatttacatcaagaaatttaacaagcaaataaacaaaattgattgcactacaaaatgaaggttttttttggtaacgtttctttttttttcgttttgtcacatctgccggaattccagggggtgttgtctatggagaataacacccgcagcacagcccccccccctttagaaaaATCTTGTGGGTGCTTCAGCCTCCGCTTCCAAgtaccagggcctcctctatataatgtagatgctgcctttaataagtgcccttttccagatgagggcttcatttagacgatattctaaatatatattgtcaaaacaaaataaagggttgggcaacttcgacaggccaccgtcatgtacacgaacttattttatgcgatataaaacaatgccttcatctatgttttttttttcaagaggagaaagtaaagaggctttactgtgtgtagtagaaatgtatctttcttccgaatggactctaaaaatatttaaatttaatatagagtggaatcaataaaggggtattttagagcttacgtgtggcttttcttcaatgtaccacagctcttttacatgtcaattgtagagtattttcacctcaatctattccaagatatgagttctaaagacaataaactatttttgaatacataaaaccaaaaggggaaagggtatcctaggcatgctcctgttgggttatagcctttactgtgctagagcattattacaaactgcaaaacaacaacaataataataataataacaataataataataataataataataatattaatgataataataatattaatatagataaatatgaaatatagatataaaagttgctttattataccaaaaacgcaatttgccttgccggtggctttaaaacacgatttttttttaatttagtgtcgaaatacagagaggggatggggtaaattcggagggctcccatggacgtaggcttaaataaaaaaaaaaaactatcttctggaaacatgttaactgatgtctcatacatctgtcttttccaagtcgataatacaagtcaaactggttttgtaaagtagcggaaatgccgcggggaatgcagttttgccacttcggggtctccaaaagatatatattttaacaaagttaaaatatggattgaggtggggtacatttgtcatgattcatgtgccagagcttcattaaagcagtaacctgcaaagcaatgtctcctgtaaattttccaagagaaacaaattagaaacaaataaaacaaaattaatagtgttttaccgataccgaaatgcattttgcccgtatataccatagattacggtgtggcagacacaccaacaaaagcgatacgagaagccgatggaagctattgtgttgagattgtgttatctcgaatgacataccattgatcgctttattgtcctattcgtgagtgtgactgtgacatagaggttgttttggtctcgttttagcgcaatatcacgtcatacatttggacatatttgccctctttctaagcaaattaagacactaatactgtcatgaagcatatcgatgttttcgctaatatattttctttcatgtagaatgttgacattgtgtattaattgctgttatttataaaacagttcaggattcatgaaaaaatactttgttttaaatcataatttgcataatttatgtaaattaggtaataataaacaaggacatcccaattattttatgacaattttcttccctttcttaccctaagtctttatgtccaattttagggcagttctggttaaaaatatattctgaaatacttgtttttactatatcgacataatatgcaaatttatgcaaattatttgcttatttgcatagatacagcgtgtctctttggatgaatccttttcttttgactcaaggaacatttgtgccaagtgggacatttgtactaaaaaatgcagcgttcacccctttttttgcagttaacaagtctactatatTACTGtagaagctgttattttcgcgtacaGAATTTTTCGCGAAAATTCGCGATCGGAAGATGTAGAAAACATTTCCACAGCATTATAAGAAGTAAATCTAGTGCAAATCTCTACTCATTAAAGTATCCATGCTGATGtgtcttttgtacataaatatgtccctgtaaaaacagttacaaactgtggaaaaaggtggcttaaatttcaatttttttacctttagatctgaaaattcatcatgccacagtttgatctgtaatttatagggttaagcaatctttagaattgtgttttgttctattcatttttcaaaaagttggtaaaagtgcaaaaatgtggaattttgtgaacagaatcttcacttgtaaaagctctggtcatgtgacttatgaatattaatgagtatgcaaatagctgccaatacgtgtgtatagagtcaatcagatgacaataatatcaaattatttcatggaaaatacattttaatattacagtgagtgtatagatattgataaaataatgttagAAAATACTTTAGGctatgattttgtttgagaaattaaaaaaagtgaaattctagctaactttttgaatcactaactgtactttctaagccttattttttgtacatatagaggTGCATATCTCCATCTTCTCACTACACAGTATGTTTTcaatagcaaagctttgctgttggggacattggcactgactaagaagtgtgtcaatattttcgcgTGTTGGCCGATCGGCAATTCGCGAAATCCGCGAAAATAAAACCCCCGCGAAAATTACAGCTTATACAGTACAAGAATTGTCTCCATCGTCATTGATTCCTTTCTTGGAATGTACAAGCTTTCTCTCAACTGCTAATTTGGACTCTGTTTTCTTGCATTCCTCTTTGTACAAATCCCTTCAGAAACCATGCAATGCTTGCCTTGATTGTTCAAGTCCATTACTTATCAAAACTTGTCATCATTTGCATTTTCTCATGATTCTTTGTTCATGAACTATATTTAATAAAGCTTCTTTTTTTGTGCAATTTGGTGCATGACTTGCATGTTTTAATATCCCATGGCACAACTTTATTAATCCTTAGACTGGATGATGTCTATCAttaattcttttcatttcatctttttttatttattttgatttttctcaagtttgttGATTTGTCTTCCATGCAGATTTCAAAATGGATGCAGTTTAAAGATTTAGAGAGAAAGTTTGTATAtttctacaatgtacatgtacaattatcaaaggaaaaaaaaaaccaaaaatctAATACAACATAATATCATTGGTATATACatgataatcaaaatgaatccacttaTACCCCAATTTGATTTCCCAGTATGGAGTACCACCTCTTTAAAGTTTGGCTTCTTCAGGGTCTCTGAATGGAGGATGACGGGGTTAGTTCAATATTGAGATGTCAGCGACGAACTATATCTGTAAAGAAGATATCTACATTTGCCAATTATAGATTCTATTTATTgaattacaaatcaaatata contains:
- the LOC129270686 gene encoding uncharacterized protein LOC129270686, with the translated sequence MQGIDNMEEFDLHPQSPTSPQTQTDQFAAPASNDPFVLAGPPAKTQQAPAPSSDLNSAFGASDPFKVQQAAPTSAENSAPPAVTSTPSSDLFKEFKDTFTAPPTQQATNVFAGMAMGQTAPNPFGGMQTAPAPFQANFGGMSGMPAAFGGAPAAFGGAPSVYGAPIGFGAPPGPQQAADPFGGDAIFGDSMLTPEATAAAAALDNTKPAKSDPFSDFGALGSAKSDASKSTKDMFANYKIGKPGEAQPAPEIKLTGGPKRPPPAIPTSPQSSTCPAILPPSDCNFEKPQSEVKGGFDMPSPKGPPPPLPPDIINIKRRGKPLAPIPEPDKEHDPHPSLPSPTNLPPPLPTYMNINDIHTSIPLPEINFDSKSPPPPPPPRSRPGQLRLSTSNPLPVPPRRRITSSQSSPPHSPHSETASIKSCDARFFSAAPPTSNSDRVSSPSIVSTCSALSTLDETLGEDSSGITSNSAPSHSNSMNSLSSVFDSNNVSTDTFDNESNTASLSPSPIASTLCHDNPASKAIDIIPSHFMSAPQPNGPGSTSQDSLYSSIETLSHSSTQSSHPSFIRNTSSSSHFTSSSMTVFSTSAPINNDSLMVKKSRSQQSLSPLTLPNLPVHDDPFADDPFSRHSPSVKKTFVLESFTDFSSSASTETTKNHSQNIDDVWTSRTITNTNNEFTSDVVINSDPFGAPVTNGNGGNNLFGNQFDTFDFSSN